A section of the Parasteatoda tepidariorum isolate YZ-2023 chromosome 6, CAS_Ptep_4.0, whole genome shotgun sequence genome encodes:
- the LOC107456346 gene encoding metal-response element-binding transcription factor 2: MKDAKSKTSCYCGKSAAQPVKLVCCVKCKRWLHAGCVKSLGEKILHGDKFYILVCSVCNPGSECLARLEFTWSELIHLVLYHLTIQKQQKYFHIDHEILPFFVENWDKLNLFGTVLTTKKEDKRATIVQVLSNDSSKFKNGKEIKKSKFIWALRVKVPPEPPPVYPSSVKLHNDTLVWEFQVMDKKYHILNKNVQKNGRNNLRTGKNKSKLALNGSSKKNIVSKCRGGLPYNENGIHKAKSKTKHPTTVVFNEESALTGLLDSLIPPPPDFQSFNNPFCKLKKKNSDKKLTSQSETKVQNKRRWNGDMVRSGTTQQNSDSQSAKVPPSNCHKKGISIFKAKDIFSHNSEKNVKISFSVLGKRITSYGEIQYLFQKNREIKEPVAGKKLTKIKILCKCPNCKTLK, encoded by the exons ATGAAGGACGCAAAATCTAAAACCTCTTGCTATTGTGGCAAATCCGCAGC ACAGCCAGTAAAGTTAGTGTGCTGTGTGAAATGCAAGAGATGGTTGCATGCag gttGTGTAAAAAGTcttggagaaaaaattctgcatggcgacaaattttacattttagtttgtTCTGTATGCAACCCTGGATCTGAGTGCTTAGCACGACTTGAATTTACTTG GTCTGAATTGATACATCTGGTGCTTTATCATCTTACTATTCAGAAacaacagaaatattttcacaTAGATCATGAAATTCTACCTTTCTTTGTGGAAAATTGGGATAAGTTGAATCTATTTGGAACT gttTTAACAACAAAGAAGGAAGATAAACGTGCAACAATAGTTCAGGTGTTATCAAATGACTCTTCTAA attCAAGAATGGAAAAGAAATCAAGAAGAGTAAATTCATATGGGCTTTAAGAGTCAAAGTACCTCCTGAACCTCCACCAGTTTATCCTTCATCTGTTAAACTCCATAATGATACATTGGTTTGGGAATTTCAAGTGatggataaaaaatatcatatccttaataaaaatgt GCAAAAAAATGGTCGCAATAACTTAAGAACTGGAAAAAACAAATCTAAGCTTGCACTTAATGGCTCAAGCAAAAag AACATAGTTTCCAAATGCAGGGGTGGTTTGCCATACAATGAAAATGGTATCCATAAGGCTAAAAGCAAAACGAAACATCCGACTACTGTTGTTTTCAATGAAGAATCTGCTCTAACAGGACTATTAGATTCACTGATTCCTCCGCCCCCTGactttcaaagttttaataacCCGTTTtgcaaattgaagaaaaaaaattcagacaaaAAGCTTACTTCACAAAGTGAAAccaaagttcaaaataaaagacgATGGAATGGTGATATGGTTCGTAGTGGAACAACTCAACAAAATAGTGATAGCCAATCAGCTAAAGTTCCTCCTTCAAATTGTCATAAGAAAGGAATTTCGATTTTCAAAGCCAAAGATATTTTTAGtcataattcagaaaaaaatgtgaaaattagttttagtgTTTTAGGTAAAAGAATAACAAGCTACGGAGAAATACAGTACCTTTTCCAAAAGAATag GGAAATTAAGGAACCTGTTGCTGGAAAAAAGttgacaaaaatcaaaattttatgcaaatgtcCTAATTGTAAGACATTAAAATAA